A genomic region of Megalobrama amblycephala isolate DHTTF-2021 linkage group LG6, ASM1881202v1, whole genome shotgun sequence contains the following coding sequences:
- the LOC125269621 gene encoding uncharacterized protein LOC125269621: MEPWLFALISSPLCLTATVFNIIFFFCLMRPVSGVTLRNPLRFLLIVVLFNSTFQQLLTALAVIMLLFESPFWLQTLSRVLIYQFFCGNFSCNAWISIFYHMSIVPQHRAIFIWIKRNIRVVLYVGFVLNQIMLLFSLTLGTVSYFLLEPVPVNFTSHDLNTTSAESLESDLYLFHVANFLYLLYCTCPMITLLISWGKTFVYLREHMKKMGQSSESFSQPQQKSQMRVTVTGMVQAALFLPSSLWTVAVAALFITDLFEIVDPHRFITMTFCSASSLGNILCFGFSQSVFRHGIVSVINKLKMNALC; the protein is encoded by the coding sequence ATGGAGCCATGGCTATTTGCTCTGATTTCCAGTCCCCTTTGCCTCACGGCCACCGTTTTCAACATCATCTTCTTTTTTTGCCTAATGCGACCAGTCTCTGGAGTGACGCTTCGCAATCCACTGCGCTTCTTGTTAATCGTTGTGTTATTCAATTCAACATTTCAACAACTTCTCACTGCACTGGCCGTTATTATGCTTCTTTTTGAATCCCCTTTCTGGCTTCAAACGCTATCGAGAGTTTTGATTTATCAGTTTTTCTGCGGCAACTTCTCATGCAATGCCTGGATCAGCATTTTCTACCACATGTCAATTGTTCCTCAACATCGTGCCATCTTTATCTGGATTAAGAGGAATATTAGAGTCGTATTATATGTCGGCTTCGTTCTGAATCAGATAATGCTTCTGTTTTCTTTGACTTTGGGAACAGTGTCATATTTTTTGCTTGAGCCTGTCCCAGTGAATTTTACCTCTCATGATCTGAACACAACATCAGCAGAAAGCTTAGAGTCAGACCTGTATTTATTTCACGTGGCAAATTTTTTGTATTTGCTATATTGCACCTGTCCAATGATCACATTATTAATCTCTTGGGGCAAAACATTTGTTTATCTGCGTGAACATATGAAAAAGATGGGGCAGAGCAGTGAATCTTTTTCCCAACCCCAGCAGAAGAGCCAGATGCGGGTCACAGTAACAGGCATGGTACAGGCGGCCCTGTTCCTGCCCAGCAGCCTCTGGACTGTAGCAGTTGCTGCCTTATTCATAACAGACCTCTTTGAAATAGTTGATCCTCATAGATTTATCACAATGACATTTTGCTCAGCATCCAGCTTGGGAAATATCCTTTGTTTTGGATTCTCCCAGTCTGTGTTTCGCCATGGAATTGTAAGTGTGATAAACAAACTCAAGATGAATGCCTTGTGTTAG